The following DNA comes from Pelagicoccus enzymogenes.
TCGCCCAGTAACGATTGGAAAAGATCTCTACTTCGTCGTATCCGTCGAAGCCTGCTTCCCGTACCCAGCTGCGAATCTGAGGGATGTCTATAACCCCCTCGCCCATCAGGCCGCGGTCATTGAGCATGTCCTCGGGATTGTTCTTCCAATCGCAAATGTGGAAGGAGAAGAGACGTCCCTTTTCGCCGGTTAGTTTTATCTGAGCCTGCAGCGCGTCGTCCCACCATACGTGGAACACGTCTACCGTGATCCCTAAGTTCTTGTGCTGTACGATATCGCAGATCGCATTCGACTGAGCCATCGTGGAAACCGCGCTGCGACTGTCTGCATACATGGGATGCAGCGGCTCGATACCAAGCTTCACGCCGGCTGCTTCCGCATGGGGCATCACCGCAGCAAGACCGTCCGCGATCTGTTCGCGAGA
Coding sequences within:
- a CDS encoding sugar phosphate isomerase/epimerase family protein, which produces MSFEKLCLHTITTKPWDLQTAVQKYAAAGIGGVSIWRDSAQAYSGGLKAAGDMTRSEGLEIVSYVRGGFFTGLDAASRQVAIDENKKLIDEAAELGAPLIVLVCGATPGQSLFTSREQIADGLAAVMPHAEAAGVKLGIEPLHPMYADSRSAVSTMAQSNAICDIVQHKNLGITVDVFHVWWDDALQAQIKLTGEKGRLFSFHICDWKNNPEDMLNDRGLMGEGVIDIPQIRSWVREAGFDGYDEVEIFSNRYWAMDQDEYLEKIKQAFLDTK